The following is a genomic window from Pseudophryne corroboree isolate aPseCor3 chromosome 3, aPseCor3.hap2, whole genome shotgun sequence.
aatatctcacatgaaaagtggtcatgctgttggccctggcctgggccaggcgcgtgtcagaattggcggctttatcctgaaaaagcccttatctgattttccattcggacagggcggaattgaggactcgtcctcagtttctccccaaggtggtttcagcgtttcacctgaaccaacctatttgtggtgcctgcggctactagggacttggatgcctccaagttgctagacgttgtcagtaccctgaaaatatatgtttccaggacggctggagtcaggaaatctgcctcgctgtttatcctgtatgcacccaacaagctgggtgctcctgcttctaagcagactattgctcgttggatttgtagtacaattcagctcgcacattctgtggcaggcctgccacagccaaaaatctgtaaatgcccactccacaaggaaggtgggctcatcttgggcggctgcccgaggggtctcggctttacaactttgccgagcagctacttggtcaggagcaaatacgtttgtaaaattctacaaaattgatatcctggctgaggaggacctggagttctctcatttggtgctgcagagtcatccgcactctcccgcccgtttgggagctttggtataatccccatggtccttacggagtccccagcatccacttaggacgttagagaaaataagaatttacttaccgataattctatttctcatagtccgtagtggatgctgggcgcccatcccaagtgcggattgtctgcaatacttgtacatagttattgttacaaaaatcgggttattattgttgtgagccatctttcagaggctcctctgttatcatgctgttaactgggttcagatcacaggttatacggtgtgattggtgtggctggtatgagtcttacccgggattcaaaatccttccttattgtgtacgctcgtccgggcacagtatcctaactgaggcttggaggagggtcatagggggaggagccagtgcacaccagatagtcctaaagctttctttagatgtgcccagtctcctgcggagccgctattccccatggtccttacggagtccccagcatccactacggactatgagaaatagaattatcggtaagtaaattcttatttttagtttgaacacaccccacccaaataactatctctgcacatattgtatctgccccaccggcagtgcacatggttttgcccattagagaaaaagtttgctgttgcaatcaggtctgaattaggcccatagtccagtgCTGACCGCTTTTGCTTTTAAAACAATCCCaggacaaaaataaagaataaaacaggccagagaacagaggtgagtctTTCCTACCATTGTTGGAACTACATATATCAGCATGCTGGGGTTTGTAGTCCTACTAGAGCTAGCGAGTCAGAGGCTGCCTAACTGTACGGTACAAGACAACCTGCACACCTTTGGCTCTGAATAACCCACACAGACTGGGAGCTGGAGATAAAATAAATAGGATGATTTTTATTTAACCTTCTATATAATGTGAATGCAAGTGGGTCTTGACCTGAGGACATGCTCCAATTACTGCTGACCATAAGTGGAAACTGCACTTATATCCCTTCTCACTCCATCCCACTTTCTTCATTGAACACATGGAAATTAGATTTGCATGTGTCTTTCTACACCTACAGGATTATGTACCTGAGAAAAAGTCATCGGTGCATGTCACAAGAAGCTGTGGTTCCCGAATCTCGGGAAtaatgagcaggacccagagccccatcacagaGCCCTCACCTCACTCCCGGATACATGAGAGAGAGAAtgagcagaagatcctggaactcaccaacaagatcattcagctgctgactggagaggtgactgctgggaatgggacattatacagtaacaccaggggaggtgtctgggcgatgactggagaggtgactgctgggaatgggacattatacagtaacaccaggggaggtgtctgggtgatgactggagaggtgactgctgggaatggggcattatacagtaacaccaggggaggtgtctgggtgatgactggagaggtgactgctgggaatgggacattatacagtaacaccaggggaggtgtctgggtgatgactggagaggtgtctgctgggaatggggcattatacagtaacaccaggggaggtgtctgggttatgactggagaggtgactgctgggaatgggacattatacagtaacaccaggggaggtgtctgggtgatgactggagaggtgactgctgggaatgggacattatacagtaacaccaggggaggtgtctgggtgatgactggagaggtgtctgctgggaatggggcattatacagtaacaccaggggaggtgtctgggttatgactggagaggtgactgctgggaatgggacattatacagtaacaccaggggaggtgtctgggcgatgactggagaggtgactgctgggaatggggcattatacagtaacaccaggggaggtgtctgggtgatgactggagaggtgactgctgggaatgggacattatacagtaacaccaggggaggtgtctgggtgatgactggagaggtgactgctgggaatgggacattatacagtaacaccaggggtggtgtctgggtgatgactggagaggtgactgctgggaatggggcattatacagtaacaccaggggaggtgtctgggtgatgactgcagaggtgaatgctgggaatagggcattatacagtaacaccaggggaggtgtctgggtgatgactggagaggtgaatgctgggaatagggcattatacagtaacaccaggggagtgtctgggtgatgactggagaggtgactgctgggaatgggccattatacagtaacaccaggggaggtgtctgggtgatgactggagaggtgactgctgtcaatggggcattatacagtaacaccaggggaggtgtctgggtgatgacaggagaggtgactgctgggaatggggcattatacagtaacaccaggggaggtgtctgggtgatgactggagaggtgaatgctgggaatagggcattatacagtaacaccaggggagtgtctgggtgatgactggagaggtgactgctgggaatgggccattatacagtaacaccaggggaggtgtctgggtgatgactggagaggtgactgctgtcaatggggcattatacagtaacaccaggggaggtgtctgggtgatgacaggagaggtgactgctgggaatggggcattatacagtaacaccaggggaggtgtctgggtgatgactggagaggtgactgctgggaatggggcattatacagtaacaccaggggaggtgtctgggtgatgactggagaggtgactgctgggaatggggcattatacagtaacaccaggggaggtgtctgggtgatgactggagaggtgactgctgggaatggggcattatacagtaacaccaggggaggtgtctgggtgatgactgtgtcattgtgtgtgtcaggttcctataaggtgtcaggatgtcactgtctatctctccatggaggagtgggagtatttAGAGGGACACAAGGATCTGTATAAGGACGTGATGATAGAGAATCAACAGACCCGCACGTCACAGGGTAAGAGGAGACACCCTTaataatatatataacattttataCAAGCAATTAGAATAGTATTTATACCACTGTGTGTTTCAGATATATACATGGGACACATAGGGTGCAATTCAAACAGGTTATTTTTTTAGATCCCACCCCACTCTCAACACTGAAACGCCCAGGTAGCCATCTCGAGCAATACCAGTGTCGTACGCAAATGCATACATCTTCGCACACCTTGGTTCATGCGAGCGCAGTACTGGTTTTCTAGACTTTTTGCGCATGTGCGGTAACACATAATCACTCTGCTGCACAAACATCGGTTCTTCGTGCACCTCTGTATCAAGGCCTAGGTCTGAAATCAGCAAGTTTATCTGTTGCGATTTCCAAGATCGATTTACTCAGTCCTTTTTCGTTgttgttttaattttttaaatatAGTGACTGTGTGTTGGGCCTACCCCCAAACGCAAGATGTCTCAACTAGGCGACGGGGCCGCTGAGTCTGGGAAGTAGAGCTCCTTGATACGCTCAGGGCATCTCCACAGGCGGCAGAGTGCCTGCCCGGAACCTCCATTTGCTTcagggtgccattccaggcacCGCTCgcgcacccctagttacagccccgcTTACGTCTTTATGAACCAAAGTTCATGTATGCAACTTCCTGTTCTGTCTAGCCACCTAAATGAGGAGGAGGACGATTCCAAAATAGCGGAGGAACATTCAGTACATTGAAAGGAGTCCGATATTCGTGCAAATGGTCAAAGTTCTTTAATGCATATAAGTTGCTAAAAGGCGTTCAGCACAATGTTCCAAGCCCCGATGCATCCATTGGTGCATCCAATGGTTACGTCTGAAGCTGCTCGAATTGAGTGTTTCAACCCTCGGATGCATTGGtgaatctataatgggtgcagtgtgtgcggtgcacatggaccCCTGGGTCTGGGGGGGGAGCAAAACCGTGTCGGAGCTGTAGCCGTGGCAAAAAACACCAGCAAAATGGGCACAGCACATGCTCAGAGGTGTTTAGTCGATGGAAAAATggagggcgccatgtttccggagtcctgtgcatgctcagtagactctgtcacaataccagagtctactgtgccgtagagagaggagggggcccccagAATCTGCACATGGACCCCCTCCTCCTGCTCAAATGGCTGCTTGTACACCGGGGAAGGGCTTAtcccagcattagcataaagtcgcagacccAACCACAGCAAAAGacgctaagggggatatccaattatccccggtaaaacatcagGGTCAAAAACGTCaatttcaccgatttttttttttctttttttttttctacaggcTATCCAAAATGGAGTGctcgtaaaaaaataaaaaaaaataaaaaagtaaaagctGATCTCCCGAAAACAtagaggttcagtgaaacctgtgagtTTTGtttgctgtttccggggattttgcttagcctgcctgaggcaggtgatgaGCCACGTTTCGTGGTGGCTTATCGGGgataattagatagcccccagTTGGACTATTAGTCCCGGTAAATTACCAGGCCTAATAGGATATCCGCCTAAAGCCGTCGCAACAGCGTGGGattctgaatcagccccaatgtgtGCAGATCACTTCTGTTGGACATCTCTGTTCTCAGAGTTCTTATTTCAGCAACTCTTATTGACCCTGCGCTTACATTGtgaggggagatgcatcaaaccttggagacAGCTAACGTACCAACCAAATAGCTgacgagctgattggttggtagtttatctctctccaagctttgacacaTTTCCCCCTATATGCTTTAACATCCCAATCAGGGAATATTTACTTCATCCCTATATGGTTTCATTTCCTTGTGTCTGTCATAGCCATAACTAATAACAACCATTGGATGGTAGGAATTAATGTTTTGTTTTTGCCTAATGAACCACCATTGGTAAGGGTATATTTTACTAAAACCTGCAACGAAGTGAAAagagttttttttttgtattaaatgTATTATGTCTAAACAGATAGTAATGGGAGCTTACGTGTTTCATATAACAAAGATCAGAAGTCACCGCCAAGTTCCTGGGTCATGTCCCTCACTGCCACATCATCGCTGACCTCACCGCGTTCTACTGAGGACAATTTACTCCTGTCCCAAAATGAGACTGATGAAGCAAGCCTGATCGGAGATGGGCCCAAGAGTTCTGCATCTTCAGGTAGCCAACTAACTCCAACAGGGAACAGATTTAGATGAATAGAACAGGTGAGATGTTTCCTCATTAAACAAAGTGTCCTCTATGGTCACCAGAAGATGGACATTATTGGTTATTTTGAGGTATCGGGCATCTCATCCACTACCGCTGGATCCATGTTAACTAAATAAGACTCTGTATATGCTTGCCCACTGCTAAGTATGAGTGTTCTTTAGGACACTTGAGAAGAGAGTCCATGCATATACATGTGCCGGTCACTAATATACACATTCTGAATAACTAATGTACTCATCCACTgtatgtgtctcctacagatggatccAGTAAGAGACATGCACCAGAGAGATGCCTCAGCCCACTTTATACACAGGATCCTGCAAAGGAAGATCACCACGTCCCTCGAGATTACAAGGTAAACGTATGCCGCCATATATATTTTCTCAGATATAACGTTCATTTCAAGTGGACCTACAGTAtggagtggaggcagccattttgtggaagaCCTTTTTATAACCATTCACTGAGAACCAATActtcatgaatattagtcaggcagTAATGGTACTGGTTCTTGGGAAGTTACTCTACattactctgccattacagtccaggtttaaggatatccatacttgagtccagatggttaaatgaaattgactgaggtactaattaaatcacctgtgcttaaaacctggactgtaataacGGGGTTTTGGAAACTCTGCTCCACATACCGGTTCAGCCCTCAAAAGGGATCCCCTCTTTCTGTGTAGGTGACCCAAAATGAATTATTAGTTAGTGTAGGGTATATTTTTGTTGGCCAATACATACTTGCTATCTGATCGCTGTAGTCTCCACTGTTGAGGGCAGAGCCGAAGTTCATCATATTCAAGGGCCACCAAATGTACATATTTATTGATATGTAGACTACAAATCTGAATAaatcccaaaaaaacaaaaacatgtactTGGTGAAAATTACAGTAAAACATACAGAGCCATAAATGTTAAATAATCTGAAGGCGTAAATATTACACACGTGAGCCATCACTTCTGGATGGTATGCTCAGAACACTTATTATTACCCATGGGATTGCTAATGTCTAGTCCAGCGGTCcctaaacttttttgagtcacggcgccctagagtatcagaatttgtttttTGGCACCCCtaaaccaaaagtttcttattgagaaattcagaaaaatattCAATtatataaattgtgtttatatgtcatccttagattcttttatgtggtgaggaacagggTTCCACGtagtttatgattggaagccactagcactggttttgcctattacataaataatttgaattagtcctggaccaccaacccatggcaccctGCAAGTATCCCGCAGtaacccagggagccacggcacagttTGGAAACCACAGGTCTAGTCACAAAATATATGCCAAGAaactttttgtaattttttttattttgtactaTCGTTATCCACTCATTTTAAACACAATTCTGTGTCATGTATGATGCCTTCCTGCCAGCTACATGTATGATATCTAGAAACTATGACCCCAATTCTGGGTAGCATGCACCGCCTGCACAAAACACCCTAAAAAGTTCAAGGGAGCATGTGTTACACACTCGCTGCTATGTCCAAAGCAGATTCATAAAGGTTATGCCACAAATTTtgtgtggtcgggatcccagcggtcagcataccgacggcgggatcttggtcgccagaatgccggcagggggcaagcgcaacgcttgccacaggttctattctcactctatgggtgttgtggacacccacgagtgtgactAGCCCTtggccccctgtcggcattctggcaggccgagatcccggcatcggtatactggctgccgggatcataactacatcccgctaTAATGAAGTGGTTTACTGATCAGTGTTCCATCATTTAGATAATGGCCGGATTTATTCATCTATACATTGTTGTGAAATCTAGGCTAAGCAACGGAGAGATGTGAAGTCGCAGACTGATGGCAGAGAAAAGACGTACGTGTGGGCTGAGCAACATtgtaaggaagaggaggaggaaagcACTACTGACGTCGGCACAGGTGAGTAGTATATtacaatatagaaaaaaaaatcacgTTAACCAGTGGAAACCTATTGTGTGGGCTAGAAATGTTAAAATTACCTGATTCTGAAATATTACATCATAACTCATTCACACTATCCATTAGCTGTTGTGACGATATTGGGGAACCCACAGGCTGTATTGCCTGAATCAGCTGACTCGAAGTTGCCCGGCAAAGGCTCCCTCACCAAGTCAAGACATATCCGGCTTCTTATAGCCCATCACACTCCTCTTCACAACCGGGCAAATATCTAAATAAAGAAGCTGAAGAGTATGAAAAGATGAAATAAATCCCACTATTACAGTTGTAGTGTAACACACCAAAGGAACACAATTACAGTGTGATCCCAAACTTCTTATAACCAACCCTGGGGTACCCACTTCAtgctttggcccagatttatcaagccttggagagtgataaattgcacgatgataaagtaccagccaatcagctcctaactgccatgttacaggatgtgtttgaaaaaagacaggagcggattggttggcactgtatcaccgtgctatttatcactctccaaggcttgataaatctgtgccttTATCTGATATAACAAGACCCTGCTACCATTGCTTTCTAGCACTGAAGCGGTTTTTGTTTCACTATCACCTAGGTTTGTAATATGGCATATGGTACAACATAGAAGGAATAAACATGGCAGAACGAGTCCTTGTGGGTCTAACCTTTATTGAGCATGCCCAGTACCCGCCTCTCCATTAACCTGGAGATCTGAAGGACAAAATGAAAAGGACCCATAGCCAAAGTCTATACGAGGTTCATCCATGTTAGGTCGTTGTTTCGGCACAGCTGCAATATTGAATAACAGTGCTGAGAGCAGGAATGTACGCATTTCATGTATTTGGAGCCCGCCATCTCCTACACGGATGCCCTTGTCCCATGTATTCACATTTTATTAAGACATGTCTGTATTATGTGTATCTTTCTGACAGATGGAAATGACCAGAATGCCTCAAGCCTACATGAAGTGAGAGACAAGGCCACGCGTGGTCTGGCTCATGTAGAAAATCCTATTGTTCCGACTATGCAGCCATTTTATCATATCGCAGACGCGTGTCCCCGCCAATACAGACACGAGGAGTACTTTCCCAGCAGCTCCGATATCATTACCCGGGTTCTTACAGATGACAACCTCTTTGCATGCACCGAGTGTGGGAAGTGTTTCAGCTCCAATGCACGCCTCAATTCCCATCAGAAAATTCACACCGGCGGCAAACCATTCGCTTGCCAAGACTGCGGCAAACGTTTCAGCAACAAGTCAGACCTTGTGGTGcaccagagaactcacacaggggagaagccctTCCCCTGCCCAGAGTGTGATAAATGCTTCAGCAAGAAGTCCAACCTTGCCACACACCTGAGGTACCACAGAGGAGAGAAGCCATTTGTgtgttccgagtgtgggaaatgttttataaacaCATCCAATCTGATAGCTCACCAGCGCTATCACAGCGGGGAGAAGCCGTTCGCGTGCTTCGAGTGCGGGAAGCGCTTCTTCACCAACGGAAACCTGGTTATTcaccagaggattcacacaggcgaAAAGCCGTTTGTGTGCGCCGACTGCGGGAAGAGCTTCACCAGCAATGCCGTTTTGGTGGTGCACCAGCGGATCCACTCGGGAGACAAACAGTTTATATGCTCGGACTGTGGAAAAAGCTTCACCACAAACTCCAACCTTGTCACGCACCAGAGGACTCATTCCGTCGAGAAGCAGTTTATATGTTCAGAGTGTGGAGAGTCTTTTGCCAAAAGCTCTAATCTCACAGTACATCAGCGACTTCACTCTATACATACTGTTCGCATTCTGTGAGTATGGAAAAGGGAAATCCTCCAGTCATAGATCTTTGCACACTTGACAGATTTGGATATGACAGAGAAGCCTTTTCCTTTAACCTGAGCTTGTTTAACTATTCCCCTGTGCCTGTGTGTCTGGagcttttttttgcagaaaaagaTTCCATATGCATGTTTGACTTTTCTTATTATTTAATAAACTAATGAGGGACATGGCTGACAAGCACTTTACTAGGGATATTTATCGGTCCTTGTTTCTCTTAGCACATAGCTTCCTCTATATAATAGTATGGTGCAAGCGTCCAGGGCTGTAAGTAGGGCTGGGCCAGCCGTGTCATCATGCAGGTCCCTGCTTTTAGGAAagcaaatttctctatcgtcctagtggatgctggggttcctgaaaggaccatggggaatagcggctccgcaggagacagggcacaaaaagtaaagctttaggatcaggtggtgtgcactggctcctccccctatgaccctcctccaagcctcagttagatttttgtgcccggccgagaagggtgcaatctaggtggctctcctaaagagctgcttagaaaagtttagcttaggttttttattttacagtgagtcctgctggcaacaggatcactgcaacgagggacttaggggagaagaagtgaactcacctgcgtgcaggatggattggcttctttggctactggacattagctccagagggacgatcacaggtacagcctggatggtcaccggagcctcgccgccggcccccttgcagatgctgaaacaagaagaaggtccagaatcggcggcatgaagactcctcagtcttcttaaggtagcgcacagcactgcagctgtgcgccatttcctctcagcacacttcacacggcagtcactgagggtgcagggcgctggaaggggggcgccctgggaggcaatgaaaacctatttttggctaaaaatacctcacatatagcctccgggggctatatggagatatttaacccctgccagaatccgttaagagcgggagacgaggccgccgaaaaaggggcggggcctatctcctcagcacacagcgccattttccctcacagaaaggctggagggaaggctcccaggctctcccctgcactgcactacagaaacagggttaaaacagagagggggggcactaatttggcgttagaaatatataaaaaagatgctataagggaaaacacttatataaggttgtccctatataattatagcgtttttggtgtgtgctggcaaactctccctctgtctctccaaagggctagtaggtcctgtcctctatcagagcattccctgtgtgtgtgctgtgtgtcggtacgtgtgtgtcgacatgtatgaggacgatgttggtgaggaggcggagcaattgcctgtaatggtgatgtcactctctagggagtcgacaccggaatggatggcttatttagggaattacgtgataatgtcaacacgcggcaaggtcggttgacgacatgagacggccgacaaacaattagtaccggtccagacgtctcaaaaacaccgtcaggggttttaaaacgcccgtttactttagtcggtcgacacagacacagacagggacactgaatccagtgtcgacggtgaataaacaaacgtattccttattagggccacacgttaagggcaatgaaggaggtgttacatatttctgatactacaagtaccacaaaagagggtattatgtgggatgtgaaaaaactaccgtagtttttcctgaatcagataaattaaatgaagtgtgtgatgatgcgtgggttccccccgatagaaaatatgggcggtataccctttcccgccagaagttagggcgcgttgggaaacaccccttagggtggataaggcgctcacacgcttatcagaacaagtggcggtaccgtctatagatagggccgtcctcaaggagccagctgacaggaggctggaaaatatcataaaaagtatatacacacatactggtgttatactgcgaccagcgatcgcctcagcctggatgtgcagagctggggtggcttggtcggattccctgactaaaaatattgatacccttgacagggacagtattttattgactatagagcatttaaaggatgcatttctatatatgcgagatgcacagagggatatttgcactctggcatcaagagtaagtgcgatgtccatatctgccagaagatgtttatggacac
Proteins encoded in this region:
- the LOC135054868 gene encoding zinc finger protein 1 homolog gives rise to the protein MNKNRNYMTEQILNLTLEIIYLLTGEDYVPEKKSSVHVTRSCGSRISGIMSRTQSPITEPSPHSRIHERENEQKILELTNKIIQLLTGEVPIRCQDVTVYLSMEEWEYLEGHKDLYKDVMIENQQTRTSQDSNGSLRVSYNKDQKSPPSSWVMSLTATSSLTSPRSTEDNLLLSQNETDEASLIGDGPKSSASSDGSSKRHAPERCLSPLYTQDPAKEDHHVPRDYKAKQRRDVKSQTDGREKTYVWAEQHCKEEEEESTTDVGTDGNDQNASSLHEVRDKATRGLAHVENPIVPTMQPFYHIADACPRQYRHEEYFPSSSDIITRVLTDDNLFACTECGKCFSSNARLNSHQKIHTGGKPFACQDCGKRFSNKSDLVVHQRTHTGEKPFPCPECDKCFSKKSNLATHLRYHRGEKPFVCSECGKCFINTSNLIAHQRYHSGEKPFACFECGKRFFTNGNLVIHQRIHTGEKPFVCADCGKSFTSNAVLVVHQRIHSGDKQFICSDCGKSFTTNSNLVTHQRTHSVEKQFICSECGESFAKSSNLTVHQRLHSIHTVRIL